A window of Mucilaginibacter robiniae genomic DNA:
CACACCCAGTGGAAAGCCCAACGTGCCATCATCCAACCCGGCTTTTACCAGGTGAGCATTGATGGCAAACTATCAGACCTTTACCAAATTCAGGTAATTAAAGATGGCGTACCGGTTATCCATATCAAAATGCCTAAACAATACACCCATATTGATGCCGGCGAGGCACCTCGGGTAACCTTAAACGCGGCAGTAAACGACGACTACGGGGTAAGTGATGCCCGCATTTTTGCCACCGTAGCCAAAGGCAGCGGCGAAGCCGTAAAGTTTAAACAATATCAGTTCAGCTTTAGCACTTCATTTCAGCAGCATAGCCGGCAATACAACTTACAAAAGGTATTGGATTTACCCGCCCTGAACATGGAACCCGGTGATGAATTGTATTTTTATATTCAGGCCCGTGATACGCATCAGCAACTAAGCCGCACCGATGTACTGATTGTTTCGATACAAGATACCGCAGCTTTGCTAAGTATGGATGGTTTAGTAACTGCCGCTAACATCAAACCTGAATACTTCCGGAGCGAACGCCAAATTATTCTGGATACCGAAAAACTTTTGAAAGAGCGCGACAGCATTAGCCAGGATGCTTTTAAAACCCGTTGCAACGATATGGGCATGGACCAGAAACTACTGCGCCTGCGCTACGGTAAGTTTTTGGGTGAAGAAGACGAAAGCGGTAATGAAGGTGAAGACCATAAAGAACTGAGCAAAGCCGAAAACTTCGGCAATACCAACATGATTATGGATGCTTATACCGATAAGCATGATAACGCCGAAGATGCTACCTTTTTAGAACCAGCTGTGAAAGCGCAATTGAAAGCTACCCTAAGCGAAATGTGGAAAGCTGAACTGCACCTGCGCCTATACAAACCGCAAGAAGCTTTACCTTTCGAATATAAAGCATTACGGCTATTGAAAGACTTGCAGGAAAAATCACGCTCGTATGTAGCCAAAACAGCTTACAATCCGCCTCCACTGAAACCGGAAAAACGATTAAGTGGCGACTTAAGCAAAATCGGCCAGCCTGTAAACCAGCAGGAAATCAAGCCAGCTGCCGACCGCTTTATCACGCTAAAACAAGCCGTAACGGTATTGGAACAACTCAAGCAAAACCCTGCCCTTACTACCACCAGCTTGCGCACCTTGCAACTAGCCGGACAGCAACTTAGCAGTCGGGCATCAGCCGAGCCGGGTATTTATTTGCGTGCGGTAAGCGCCATGCAACGCATGTTATCAGCCGGCAAAAAAATAAATCCGGCAGATATTGCTATCGTAGAAAAAGCCATTCAGAAAAGCCTGCCTGCGGTAAAAACGATGCCTGATGCTACAGCTACTACGGCCGATTTAGGTTTGGCCAAAGGTTATTATAACAACTTAAACCACTTGAACCGATAATGGCTGCTACTCACTGGAACATCACCGTTATCATCATCTGTGTAGTTGTACTACTGCTTACACTTTGGCAGGAATATCGCCGTACCAACCGTAGCCGCTTAGGCTGGCGTGTACTGGCTATTTTGTTGGCGGTTACTGCGCTGGCCTGCATTGCCTTACCCTTAACCTACTCCAGTCAGCGAAAAGCAACTGATGGCAGCGATGCCGTTTTATTAACTGAAGGCTACTCGGCCGACAGCATCAGCAACCATCATTATCCGGTTATTTTCACGACAGACAAGAACATTAAAAAACAATACCCTAAAGCCACTTGGGTAAGCAGTTTAAGTGATATTATTTATCATCATCCGGCCATTAAGCAGTTGCACATTTTAGGTTATGGCTTAAACGAGTATGAATTACAGCAACTCACTACTATTCCGTTAAGCTACCAGGCACCTGTTACACCGGCAGGCTTGCAGCGTTTAAGCTGGCCAGAAAACTTAAAAGCAGGCGAAGCATTACAAGTACAAGGCCATTACCAATCAGCAGCCGACAAGCCGGTTAAAGTGCTGTTAAAAGGTTTAAACACCGGATTGGATTCAATTACTTTACCGGCTCATGCCTCAACAGATTTCGAGTTATCAGCCATACCTAAAAATACAGGTCGTGCAGTGTATAGCCTGTTAACTTTGTCGGGCAATGATACGCTTGCGCATGAAAGTTTACCGGTTCAGGTAGAAGCGGTGAAACCCATCAAGCTGCTCATGCTCACCTCCTCGCCCGATTTTGAAACCCGTTTCCTGAAAAACTGGCTTTCGGAGAATGGTTACAGCGTGGCGGTACGTTCCGTCATCAGTAAAGATAAAATCAGCCAGGATTATGTGAACATCGACAAGCTATCGCTGGAACACCTTACGCCTGCCCTGCTTAGCAAATTTGACGTTGTACTGGGCGATTTATCAACCTTAAAAGCTTTGAACGCTTCTGAAAGTGGTGCCTTGAAACAAGAGGTGCTGCAAAAAGGCTTAGGCGTAATTGTACGGGCAGATAGCGCCGGCAACGCCGCATCCTGGCTGCAAACTGGTTTTCAGGCAAACGCAGCAACTGCCAAAGCACAGTTGAACGAGGTATTGACTCTGCAAAATCAAAAAGCCAAAACAGCACGCCTGCTCATTGATCCTTCTTACGTTTCGGCACAGGGTAATACGCAAAACCTCGTTTACGATAGTCAAAACCATGTACTGGCGGCTACGGCGTTAACCGGTTCAGGTCAGCGCGTGTTTACCACGCTAAATCATACCTTCGCTTGGCTGATGGCTGGCAATAATAAAGATTATGCCGCATTATGGTCGTTGCTGATTGGCAAAGCAGCCCGCAAACTCCCGTCTGTACCCGGATGGATGGTAGCCTCAGCCTTACCTATGTTGAATGAACCCGTACAACTTCAATTACAAAGCGCCTCAACACCGGCGCAGGTTCAGGTAAATGGTATACACGTGGCACCGGTACAAAACGCTTCCATCCCCTATTTGTGGACGGTCAACTATTGGCCTACTCATGCTGGCTGGCAACAAATTAACACTAGCAACGGAACACCTTCCTGGTGCTACGTTTATGAAAATAAACGGTGGAATAGTTTAAAAGCACAGCAAAAAATAGCAATCACACAAAAATCTGTAGCAAATAGTGGTAAAAATGCAACTGTAACAAAACAGATACAGCAAAACACACAAATTGAACTACCGAAAATGTATTTTTATTTGCTTTTATTAACAACCTGCACTTTTTTGTGGATTGAACGCAAGTTAATTGCTTAACCAAGTTATTTTAACAACTATAATTAACCGCTAAGGAGGATTAAACCTTGAAACGTAGAAATTTTATTTACTTAACTGGTGTTGGCGCCGGCGCAATGATGCTGCCAAACCTGCCCTCATTCGGAACGCCGATTGACCCGGCTGAGGCGCTGAAGCAGGTGGACACACGCATTAAAAAAGAACTGGCCGACGCCGCCCTGAACACTGCCAAATCTAAAGGTGCATCTTATGCCGATGTGCGTATTGGCCGCTACCTGAACCAAGCTGTTATTACCCGCGAAAGACGAGTACTGAACGTAGGCAACTCCGAATCGTATGGTGTGGGTGTGCGTGTATTGGTTAATGGCTGTTGGGGTTTTGCCGCTACCAATGATGTTACCAAAGATGGTATGGCTAAAGTAGCCAACCGTGCGGTAGCTGTAGCAAAAGCCAATGCTAGAATCAGCACCAAACCTGTTGAACTGGCACCGCAGCAAGGCTACGGTGAAGTAAGCTGGAAAACCCCTATTGAAAAAAACGCTTTCGAGGTACCCATTAAAGAGAAAGTTGATTTACTACTGGCCTGCAATGGCGCTGCATTAACCGGAGGTGCTACTTTTGTAAACTCAAGCATTCTAGCTATTAATGAGCAGAAATACTTTGCTTCAACCGATGGCTCGTACATCGATCAGGATATTCATCGCCTGTACCCGAACTTCACCGTAACCAAAACAGACCCTGCCACGAATAGCTTTGAAAGCCGTGCAGCCTTGAGCGTACCTTGCGGCATGGGTTATGAATACTTAACCCCATCAGAAAGTGAAAAGGTACATGGCATAGTAACCCGCTATAAACAGCGTTATGACATGCTGGAGGATATTAAAAATGCCACCAAAAATACTACTGAAAAAATCACCGCCAAATCGGTTGAACCCGGCAAGTATGATTTAGTGCTTGACCCTTCGCATCTTTGGCTCACCATTCACGAATCGGTAGCTCACCCTACCGAGCTGGACCGGGTACTGGGCTACGAGGCCAATTATGCAGGCACCAGCTTCCTGACCCTGGATAAATTACATTCCGGCAACTTCCACTTCGGCAGCAAAAACATGAACGTAGTAGCTGATAAACTACAAGCCGGTTCATTAGGCGCTGTAGGTTATGATGACGAAGGCGTAAAATGCGGACAGTGGGATTTGGTGAAAGATGGCGTACTGGTGAACTTCCAGGCCATTCGCGATCAGGCTCATATTTTAGGGCTGGATCATTCACAGGGATGTTGCTATGCGCAAACTTGGAGCGACGTACAGTTTCAGCGCATGCCGAACGTATCACTACAACCCGGCAAAACCCCTTTGAGTGTGGATGAGATGATTAAAGGCGTAGAAAAAGGCATTTACATTGTTGGTAACGGCTCTTTCTCTATCGACCAGCAACGTTACAACTTCCAGTTTGGCGGTCAGCTGTTTTATGAAATCAAGAACGGTAAAATTATAGGTATGCTGAACGATGTGGCTTATCAGGCTACCAACCAGGAATTCTGGAATTCGTTGGTTGCCGTGTGCGACAAACGCGATTACCGCCTGGGCGGTGCGTTCAACGATGGTAAAGGCCAGCCTAGCCAGTCTAACGCAGTATCGCATGGCTCGGCCACCTCACGTTTTAACGGAGTAAATGTAATTAACACTAAAAGAAGAATCGGATAATCAAGATATTATGCCATTACTGAGTAAAGAAGAAGCACAAACCTTGTTAAAGAAAGTGCTTAGCTATTCAAAAGCCGATGAATGTATAATTGGTTTGAGCGGTGAGGAAGGCGGCAACATTCGTACCGCATTAAACCAGGTTTCTACCGCTGGCGATATAGGCACTTTGAGCCTGTCGGTAAGTTCAACTTATGGTAAAAAAACCGGCACCGCCAGCATCAATGAGTTTGATGATGCTTCGCTGGAAAAAGTGGTACGCCGTTCGGAAGAGCTAGCTCAACTAGCGCCCGAAAACTCAGAGCACATGCCCCCACTTGGCCCGCAAACGTTTGCCGAATCCATCACCTATAACGACAAAACAGCTGCCATTACGCCCGAGCAACGCGCCGATATGATGGCCAAAAGTTTGGAAGTAACCAAAGCCGCCAACCTGGTAGCTGCCGGTTACCTGGAAAATGGAACTGACTTCAACGCAGTCATGAACTCAAAAGGTTTGTTTGCCTACAACAAAGCTACTAACGTCACCTTTACCGTAACCACCCGTAATGAGGCCGGTACCGGTTCAGGCTATGCTGCCCGAGGTTTTACTGATGTAAGCAAACTGGACACTTACGGTGCTACTAAAATAGCGGCCCAGAAAGCGTCAGCTTCGGTAGGTGCTAAAGCGATTGAGCCGGGTAAATACACGGTAATTCTGGAACCTACGGCCGCTGTGTATATGCTGGAAAACATGTTCAGGTTTGATGCCCGCAGCGCCGAAGAAGGCCGTAGCTACCTGAGCAAAAAAGGCGGTGGTACCCGCTTGGGCGAAAAGCTGATGGATGATAAAGTAACCATCTACTCCGATCCCTTTAATGCCGACCTGCCGGCCAGCACCTGGAGCCGCGAAGGTTTACCGCACGAAAAAACTTATTGGATACAAAACGGGGTGGTAAAAAACCTGGATTACGACCGTTACTGGGCGCAAAAGAAAGGTGTAAAACCCGTACCTGGCCCAAGCAACATTATTATGGAAGGTGGCACCGCCAGCCTGGAAGATATGATTAAAAGCACTGAACGTGGCATTCTGGTATCGCGCCTGTGGTACATTCGGATGGTTGACCCGCAAGTATTGGCTTTAACCGGCCTTACCCGCGATGGTACTTTCTACATTGAGAACGGTAAAATTAAGTTCCCGATCAAGAACATGCGCTTTAATGAAAGTCCGGTGATTATGCTGAACAACGTAGAAACATTAGGCAAGCCGGAACGCGCCATCAGCGTGGAAAGCTACCGGGGCTACATGATTCCGCCGATGAAGATCAGAGACTTTACGTTTACGTCACTTTCAGACGCGGTATAAATTTGAATACGTCAATACATTAATCCCCCTTTTTAGGGGGATTTTTATTTAACATTGTTTTGCGTGCTTATTACTTAGGTCAACTTAATTTTCTAAATTTCCTTTCTATCTTGCTTTCATGAAACACCATCTGTCTGCCTTCGCTTTCGTGTGCTTGATTATGACTTCGGCTTACAGTCAGAAAAAGAGTAAAACAGCCGACTACTTTCCGCCTGTAGGTAGCTGGGCACATAAAACGCCAGCACAAATGGGTTTGAACGAAGCCGCCATACAGCAAACTATCGCCTTTGCCCAAGCCCATGAAAGTAAATCATCACGCAACCAGGAACTGGCACAATACCAAAGTTTTGGCAAGGAGCCTTTCAGTGATGCAGTGGGTCCGTTGGTAGATCGTGGTGGTTCATCCGGTGTAATTGTTTACAAAGGCTATGTAGTAGCCGACTGGGGTACGCCCAACCGGGTGGATATAACCAACAGTGTTACCAAAAGCTTTCTTTCCAGCCTGGTAGGCATTGCGGTTGACCGGGGCTTGATTCACAGTACGCAAGATACTGTAGCTAACTATGTACCCTTTGTGGAATTGTACAACCCCAGTATCAACACTACCGGACACGAATACGAGCAGAACAATATCATCTACCCTTTTGCTTCGGCTCACAACCGGCGACTTACATGGGAAGTGATGCTGCGCCAAACCAGCGATTGGGAAGGCACCCTATGGGGCAAACCTGATTGGGCCGACCGTCCGCAAGGTGATATTGAACAATACAAAATACGCCAGCGCAATGAACCTGGGGTAACATGGAAATACAACGATGTACGGGTAAATGCTTTGGCTTTGGCAGCTACCTCCGTTTGGCGCAAACCTCTGCCGCAGGTTTTAAAAGAAACCATCATGGATCCGATTGGTGCTTCTACTACCTGGCGGTGGACAGGCTACCGCAATGCGTGGATTGTGCTGGATGGGCAACCGGTACAATCGGTAAGCGGCGGCGGGCATTGGGGCGGCGGCATGTACATCAGCGCTTATGATATGGCCCGCTTCGGTTTACTCACCCTAAATCACGGCAACTGGAATGGCCGCCAGTTGATCAGTCAGCAGTGGGTTAAGCAAGCCCTCACCCCTACTACCGCCAATACTGGTTATGGTTACATGAACTGGTTTTTGAATACCGACCACAAACTATTGCCATCGGCACCAGCCAATGTATGGGTGCACATAGGTAATGGCAATAATATTATTTACTGCGACCCGGAACACGACTTGGTAATGGTAGTGCGCTGGATTGAAAACAAAGAAATGGATGACTTGGTGAAAAACTTACTGAATGCTATAAAATAACCGCAGTACCTGCATGATACTGTACAACGCTAAGCTTTTATTTATTTTCCACCCGCTTGCGTACAGTATTGAAATACACGGCAGTACCTGCGCCGAACAAAGCGCCGGTAGTTACATCACTAGGGTAATGCAAACCTAAATACATACGCGAGTAGGTAATGGATGAAGCCCAAACAGCAGCCGGTGCGATCACATACCATTTCGGATAAGCCATAGAAATCGCAGTAGCCGTACTGACTGATGATGAAGCGTGGCCGGAAGGAAAAGCGAAACCGCCAGCTTGGTAAACCGCGATAATGCGGGTATTGCTGCGAAACGGACGCGGGCGTTTAAACAGGTTTTTAATCAGCAATACCGCACCGTAAGATATAACCGAACTACTGGCTACAAACAAAGCATTCTGCCGCATTTCTTTATCATGACCGAACACACCACCCGCCAGCAATCCGGCCGGAACCAAGGCATTTCCGTATAAATTCATGTGTGATACAAAGAGGAAATACTTGGTTTGTGCTGGCGTACGATGCTCGGAAAGGTGAATCATGACACGGTTATCAAACTTCTGAATCACCGAAGTGGTATCAAACTGCGCCGAGGCACTTTTAGCCTGAACCATAAGCGCGCTCAGCAAGCATAAGAAAACCTTTAAGTGTGAATGCAAAGACATTATAGCTAATTTAACGCCAGTACTTCTGTAAAGTTTGTGTTAACTCACCTTATCAGGTACGCCAAAGCTTTTATGCAACGCTTAAAACCTTGGTACGTACAAATAAATGCCCGCTTATAAATTCAAACATTTTCACCAATATCACACTTCTGCTAACTAACTTTACCCCCATGAGCATTCAGGTTAACGCTTTAACCAAGTGGTATGGCCCCCAAAAGGCGGTAGATAGTATTAGCTTTAACGCCACACCAGGCGTACTGGGTTTTTTAGGGCCTAATGGTGCAGGCAAATCAACCACCATGAAAATGCTGACCGGCTTTGTACCGCAAACATCGGGCACTGCCAGTGTGTGCGGGTATGATACCGTAAAAGAATCGTTAGCAGTACGGCGTTGCATTGGCTACCTGCCCGAAAACAACCCGCTGTACACGGATATGTACGTTAAAGAATCGTTAGCCTTTATAGCCGGTGTACACCAGCTGCATAACCCAGCCCAGCGCATAACTGAAGCAATTGAGCAAACCGGGTTAGGTCCAGAGCAACACAAAAAAATCGGCCAGCTATCTAAAGGTTATCGCCAACGGGTGGGTTTGGCACAAGCTATTTTGCACAACCCCGATGTTTTGATTCTGGATGAACCCACTTCAGGACTTGACCCGAACCAGTTAATTGGCATCCGGCAACTGATCAAAGATTTGGGTACAACCAAAACCGTTATTCTTTCCACCCATATTATGCAGGAGGTAGAAGCCGTATGCAATCGCGTTATCATTATTAACAAAGGCCAAATTGTGGCTGATGATACTTTGCAGGGACTTAAGCAAGCTCACCAGGAGCAATCATTGGAGTCTGTTTTTATCCGTTTAACTAATCCTCAACCACAAGCATAACGAGCTAAACGGACACATTTCGGTAAACTTCTTACATGAAAAAACTTTTTCTGTTTATTTCTACCTTCGGTTTGATTACAATAGCCGCGGCACAAAACCCTACATTTAATAACCCGCATATAGCCGTCAGCATTGGGCCGGAACTGAACATTCCGCAGCATAGCGGTTATACTATTGGCTATGGCGCAACAGGTAAACTTGAAGCCCATCTGATTAAGGCTTTTAGCCTGAGTTTAACCGGCGGCTATACCCAAATGCATTATCGCCGAGCTTATGCGGAAGCTTTTGCTACACCTTCCAACGACCATTACATACCCCTTAAAGCAGGTATTAAATATTACCCTGATACCAAAGTGTATTTTGAGGGAGAGGCCGGCGCTGTGCTGGATAACAATGCCGGACAAAAAAATCTGGCTACCTACTCATTAGGTACAGGCTTCATCATACCCTTTCAACCCGAAAGCCACCAAGCGGTGGATGTGGGTTTGCGTTACGAAAGCTGGTCGCGCAATCGTTTACAGCAGTTTGCTATTCGGGTGGCATATAGGTTAGCTTGGTAAGAGAAAAGTCGTCATTGCGAGGAACGAAGCAATCTGTGCATGGATATTAGTGCCGCGCCTATCAGCGTAGCGATTGCTTCGTTCCTCGCAATGACGTTTGTTAAAATAAATTAATTAATTTATGCAAAGAGGGGGCTGTGTTTATATCCTGACTAATAAGTGCCATACAGTACTCTACACAAGCGTTACTGCTGACATTACTAGCAGAATTTGGGAACATAAAAACAAAGTTTATCCTGATAGCTTTACAGCTAAATACAACTGTGAGAAATTAGTGTATTATTTTGCTTATTTGCATATAGAAGAAGCTATTGCAGCAGAAAAGCAAATTAAAGCAGGAAACCGACAAAACAAGGTAAACCTAATTCAACGTATGAATCCTGACTGGAAAGAATTGTACGATGAATTAATAAAAGAATAACATTAAACCGTTCGTCATTGCGAGGAACGAAGCAATCGCTGCGCTGACAGGCACGGGCGCTAATACCTATGCAAAGATTGCCACGCTATCGCTCGCAATGACGTTGATAACAGATATTCATGTTCACGATATTAAAAAAAGAAATTACATCTTACCTCAGTTCCTTAGTAGCTTATGTTACCATTGGCGTGTTCCTGCTGGTGCTGGGTTTATTTTTGTGGGTATTCCCCGAATCCAGCATACTGGAGTATGGCTATGCCGGATTAGAAAGCCTGTTTAATACCGCGCCTTACCTGTTTATGTTTCTGATACCCGCCATTACCATGCGGTCGTTAGCCGAAGAACGGCGCGAAGGTACTTATGAACTGCTGGCTACGCGCCCGCTTACTGAATGGCAAATTGTTGGGGGCAAATACCTGGCCTGTGTAGTATTGGTATTGTTTGCGCTGCTGCCTACACTGGTGTATGCCTATTCGGTAAGTGTACTGGGCAACCCGCAAGGCAACCTGGATACCGGAGCTATTACCGGCTCCTACATTGGTTTATTTTTGTTAGGCGCCGCCTTTACAGCCATTGGTCTGTTTGCATCATCCATTAGCAAAAACCAGATTATTGCTTTTACCATAGCGGTTTTTATTTGCTACTTTTTTTACAGCGGATTTGATTCAATCAGCCAGCTGTTATCCTTACAAAACTGGGATGTGCAACGACTGGGGATTACCCAACATTATGAGTCGGTAAGTCGTGGCGTACTGGATACGCGCGATCTGGCTTACTTTGTTTTACTTATTTTATTCTTCCTGGCTTTAACTTTAATTGTGGTTGCCCGGCAACAGCAAAAGCCGGTATTTAACCGCTCGGTTCTGGGTCTGATAACCTTATATTTTGCCATTGTGCTGCTAACACAGTTTATATTTACCCGTATTGATTTTACCAAAGAAAAGCGCTTTACCCTATCGCCCATCAGTCGCAATGTGATGGATAGCCTGGCACAGCCGGTTAAAGTAACGGTATACTTGCAAGGCAAAGATTTGCCCGGTGGCATGAAACGCCTGCAACGCGAAACCATGGATATGCTGAACGATTTACAGGCTTACAGTCACCGTAAATTACAATACGAGCTGGTAAACCCGCTGGAAGGTCAATCGCAGCAACAGCAGGAACAAACCTTGCAAAACATGCAGGCGCAAGGCATCGAGCCAACTAACCTGAGCGTAAAAACCGATAATGGTTTATCGCAAAAAATTATTTTCCCGGCGGCTGTGGTTACTGCCGGTCAACGACAGATAGCCGTTAAATTGTTGCAAACCCGTATGGGGCTTGACCCCGATCAGGTACTCAACAACTCGGTGCAAAACCTGGAGTATGCTTTTACTTCGTCCATAAAAAAGGCAACTACGGGTGGCCGCCCGCGTATTGGCTTTACCGAAGGGCACCATGAATTAGCCGATCTGCAACTGAATGATGCCTTACATACTCTGGCTGATGGCTTTGAGGTAGGCCGGGTAAACCTGCAAACCATTCCGTTTGCGGGTATGCAAAAGTTGAAACTGCTGGTTATACCCAAACCTGAACAGCCTTTTACCGAACTGGAAAAGTTTAAGATGGACCAGTACCTCATGCGTGGCGGTCGTATTTTATGGGCCATTGACCAGGTAAGCGCCGAATTAGACAGCTTACGCGGACATGGTGGCGAGCAATTGGCTTTCCCGAAACAACTGAACCTGGACGACCAGCTTTTCCGCTATGGCGTACGCATCAACTATGATCTGATTGCTGATTTAAACTGCGCGCAGATACCGGTAACTACCGGCAACATAGGCGGACAACCGCAAATACAAATGGTAC
This region includes:
- a CDS encoding TldD/PmbA family protein, encoding MKRRNFIYLTGVGAGAMMLPNLPSFGTPIDPAEALKQVDTRIKKELADAALNTAKSKGASYADVRIGRYLNQAVITRERRVLNVGNSESYGVGVRVLVNGCWGFAATNDVTKDGMAKVANRAVAVAKANARISTKPVELAPQQGYGEVSWKTPIEKNAFEVPIKEKVDLLLACNGAALTGGATFVNSSILAINEQKYFASTDGSYIDQDIHRLYPNFTVTKTDPATNSFESRAALSVPCGMGYEYLTPSESEKVHGIVTRYKQRYDMLEDIKNATKNTTEKITAKSVEPGKYDLVLDPSHLWLTIHESVAHPTELDRVLGYEANYAGTSFLTLDKLHSGNFHFGSKNMNVVADKLQAGSLGAVGYDDEGVKCGQWDLVKDGVLVNFQAIRDQAHILGLDHSQGCCYAQTWSDVQFQRMPNVSLQPGKTPLSVDEMIKGVEKGIYIVGNGSFSIDQQRYNFQFGGQLFYEIKNGKIIGMLNDVAYQATNQEFWNSLVAVCDKRDYRLGGAFNDGKGQPSQSNAVSHGSATSRFNGVNVINTKRRIG
- a CDS encoding TldD/PmbA family protein yields the protein MPLLSKEEAQTLLKKVLSYSKADECIIGLSGEEGGNIRTALNQVSTAGDIGTLSLSVSSTYGKKTGTASINEFDDASLEKVVRRSEELAQLAPENSEHMPPLGPQTFAESITYNDKTAAITPEQRADMMAKSLEVTKAANLVAAGYLENGTDFNAVMNSKGLFAYNKATNVTFTVTTRNEAGTGSGYAARGFTDVSKLDTYGATKIAAQKASASVGAKAIEPGKYTVILEPTAAVYMLENMFRFDARSAEEGRSYLSKKGGGTRLGEKLMDDKVTIYSDPFNADLPASTWSREGLPHEKTYWIQNGVVKNLDYDRYWAQKKGVKPVPGPSNIIMEGGTASLEDMIKSTERGILVSRLWYIRMVDPQVLALTGLTRDGTFYIENGKIKFPIKNMRFNESPVIMLNNVETLGKPERAISVESYRGYMIPPMKIRDFTFTSLSDAV
- a CDS encoding serine hydrolase domain-containing protein gives rise to the protein MKHHLSAFAFVCLIMTSAYSQKKSKTADYFPPVGSWAHKTPAQMGLNEAAIQQTIAFAQAHESKSSRNQELAQYQSFGKEPFSDAVGPLVDRGGSSGVIVYKGYVVADWGTPNRVDITNSVTKSFLSSLVGIAVDRGLIHSTQDTVANYVPFVELYNPSINTTGHEYEQNNIIYPFASAHNRRLTWEVMLRQTSDWEGTLWGKPDWADRPQGDIEQYKIRQRNEPGVTWKYNDVRVNALALAATSVWRKPLPQVLKETIMDPIGASTTWRWTGYRNAWIVLDGQPVQSVSGGGHWGGGMYISAYDMARFGLLTLNHGNWNGRQLISQQWVKQALTPTTANTGYGYMNWFLNTDHKLLPSAPANVWVHIGNGNNIIYCDPEHDLVMVVRWIENKEMDDLVKNLLNAIK
- a CDS encoding phosphatase PAP2 family protein, with protein sequence MSLHSHLKVFLCLLSALMVQAKSASAQFDTTSVIQKFDNRVMIHLSEHRTPAQTKYFLFVSHMNLYGNALVPAGLLAGGVFGHDKEMRQNALFVASSSVISYGAVLLIKNLFKRPRPFRSNTRIIAVYQAGGFAFPSGHASSSVSTATAISMAYPKWYVIAPAAVWASSITYSRMYLGLHYPSDVTTGALFGAGTAVYFNTVRKRVENK
- a CDS encoding ATP-binding cassette domain-containing protein, yielding MSIQVNALTKWYGPQKAVDSISFNATPGVLGFLGPNGAGKSTTMKMLTGFVPQTSGTASVCGYDTVKESLAVRRCIGYLPENNPLYTDMYVKESLAFIAGVHQLHNPAQRITEAIEQTGLGPEQHKKIGQLSKGYRQRVGLAQAILHNPDVLILDEPTSGLDPNQLIGIRQLIKDLGTTKTVILSTHIMQEVEAVCNRVIIINKGQIVADDTLQGLKQAHQEQSLESVFIRLTNPQPQA
- a CDS encoding GIY-YIG nuclease family protein; translated protein: MQRGGCVYILTNKCHTVLYTSVTADITSRIWEHKNKVYPDSFTAKYNCEKLVYYFAYLHIEEAIAAEKQIKAGNRQNKVNLIQRMNPDWKELYDELIKE
- the gldG gene encoding gliding motility-associated ABC transporter substrate-binding protein GldG, translating into MFTILKKEITSYLSSLVAYVTIGVFLLVLGLFLWVFPESSILEYGYAGLESLFNTAPYLFMFLIPAITMRSLAEERREGTYELLATRPLTEWQIVGGKYLACVVLVLFALLPTLVYAYSVSVLGNPQGNLDTGAITGSYIGLFLLGAAFTAIGLFASSISKNQIIAFTIAVFICYFFYSGFDSISQLLSLQNWDVQRLGITQHYESVSRGVLDTRDLAYFVLLILFFLALTLIVVARQQQKPVFNRSVLGLITLYFAIVLLTQFIFTRIDFTKEKRFTLSPISRNVMDSLAQPVKVTVYLQGKDLPGGMKRLQRETMDMLNDLQAYSHRKLQYELVNPLEGQSQQQQEQTLQNMQAQGIEPTNLSVKTDNGLSQKIIFPAAVVTAGQRQIAVKLLQTRMGLDPDQVLNNSVQNLEYAFTSSIKKATTGGRPRIGFTEGHHELADLQLNDALHTLADGFEVGRVNLQTIPFAGMQKLKLLVIPKPEQPFTELEKFKMDQYLMRGGRILWAIDQVSAELDSLRGHGGEQLAFPKQLNLDDQLFRYGVRINYDLIADLNCAQIPVTTGNIGGQPQIQMVPWLFYPIFIPTAKHPVVKNLDGIYSQFASTIDTLTVKGTRKTVLLTSSPYNKSLTAPKTLSLQALEQEPNPREFQSTPKKVGVLLEGRFPSNFQNRPVPEGMMEQVPVLNQSQPAKMIVLSDGDILKNQVSTDGSPFPLGYDRYTQQTFGNKNLLLNMVDYLTDDSGLIALRTKEIQIRLLNRARIRNEKLYWQLVNTLVPLGIVLLFAFFQHYYRKQQYAR